From the Porites lutea chromosome 5, jaPorLute2.1, whole genome shotgun sequence genome, the window GTATCACTTGGCTACAGCAAGAAAGTGAAGGCGTGGAGAGCcaatgttgaaaacaaaaacaaagatccCCCAGAAGAGGTACATGTAGTTAGCTGAAATGTTCATTGAATTTGAAACAGTAATATTAACAGTAATTTCCTAACAGAAAACAGTTACAGAAATgcatttttattctttgttgTCTTGAGTTTATTAAAATGTATGCTCATGTTGGTCCAACATTATTTTGCAGCTTACTGTTGTTGAAGAGAGAGGAGAAGAAAGTACTGCAGTGGATACACCATCTGAAGATCCAAATGTTGGTATGATAAtgatttgcaatttttaagAGACATTTATACGTAGTAGAAATAGCCTGTAGGTGTTCTTAATGCAATAACTATTATACTTACAAATCACTGACAACTGAAATAATCTgccatttaataaaaaaaaggacagcaATAAGGATATTATTACTGTAGATTAAAAGCATAGGCATAAATTTTTTCAGAATACATGTTGGTCACCAAAACCATCTGTAAAATACCCAAATTAGCAATTCAAATAAGCACCCCTTGAGtctaatattattaaaattagaGACCCCATTGAAATAAGCACTCCCCCAACCTAccctcaaaaaagaaaacaattaccGAATCTGAATATCTGTGATAGAAgtagaataaaatattttcaacaccaGAACTATAGGTCTTAAAAGGGAACAGAAATTTGAGAGCGGTCACacagatttgtgtttcttcttATAGATACATGTACATTCTGCTACAGTGGATCTATTTACTGGGAATGAGTTGAcagtttgttattttgttagGCCGAGACATAAAACCAAAGTAGTCACCCTTACCAAATAAGCACCTGCTGTTTAATGAGTGCCTCCTCTCAACTCTGACAGACTTTTGCTAATTCAAGCATTTACAGttgttttactttactttttaccAGACTGTGAAGATGTCCCAGATGGTTTTGATTCAAGGTCAGTAGTGTCAAATGACTCCCTTGTCAGTTCGGTAAATTCAGATTCAGACAACAATGATGATTCTGGAGAAGCTACACCTCTGCAGTACACTAATGGTGTGTGTGACTATGGCTTGAATGGGGACAATTTGGACTGGCTCAAAAGACCTTCCATCTACTCAAAGGATAAGGACACTGAGTCAGTACACTGGTTTAATTTGTTGGCTTATGACAACAGGGTTGCTAACTTGGATTTGAATGATGATGCACCTATCAGACACATCATGGAATTACCCAATTCAAGTTTCCTGCCCACACCAGAAGATCATGCAAAACTCAAAAAAGACTTTATTGTGCTTGTGCTTCGTATCCTAACCAAGCATTGCAAGTTCTTCAGTCAGTTTTCTCACATGGTTCCTTCTCACCTTGCTCATCAATACAGCAAGGAAATGCGTCAGCACTCCCATATTGTAGGTTTCAACTTAACTAATGTTCTGTTCCTTCTGATCAGCTAGTTATTGTTGTAAATGTTATAGCATACAGGTATTCTGattattatcatcttttttattgaaaaccacAACTGGCAGTGCACCTTTATAAACAGATTTGGCTCcaatttttctgttgttttttttctgttgcttCATTACAGAAGTTAGGTATAAGCAAAAGGAATCCAGCAGACCACTTTTTGGATGTGtcagttttctgaatttttttttatcctttggGGGGCAGGGGTTTGGGGACAGAAAACTTTGAGGTGCTTCCttgttatggggggggggggggaaggggcaTTAGACTTTGGAGATGGTCATTAGGGTGTCATGAAAGTTTATCAGGAATTTTCATTGAAATACCATCAAAAAGCCTTTTCATATCAAGCAGAATGAGCTTACAGACATTACTATGCCCAGTGCTGTTTCTTGTACCGCATCTAGAAGAAGAGTGCGGCGAAGCGCATAAGAAGAATAATTTTGCTACTAAATCAGTGTTATATGTTGCTTCCCAGACAATATTCTTTAATGCTGGGAGGGggtcatttaatttttgttgtctGAGGGGGGTTAAAAGTTATTGAAAGGAGAGCCATAGAGCCCCCAGCCCATCCGAAAGGCAATCAAAATGATTAATAAAATGACTGAATGCCATAGTGGTAACATTTAATTTACATGCATGGTTAAAGTACCCTAAAATGGAGCATTGCTCTGTAGCCTGCCAGTTGAATTGGGTGTtgaagaatattgcattctaccttctcaaaaattttatttttgatgaacAGAAACCAGATTTTTAATTAAACTATCAAACAAGTTCTGAAATTATAATATAAGAAATAGAAAtggtaaaaataatgataataataataataataataataataataataatagtaataataataataataataatactgttTTAGCTGTGAGACCACTTCAGCAGGTGATCTTCAGTGGGGTTCTGAATGTTATTATTTTGAACACCGATGATAAGAAGGTAATAGGTGATAAATTTATTACTTGTACTATTAGCTAAACCCTTTTTTGAAATCATCAGGTACACTTGGGTCTCTTGGAAAAAAATGAGAATAAAATCCCCGAGATGTTAGAAATTCTTCAGCACTGTAATGAGGAGTATGTTCCAACTAATGCTGACAAGTCCAGAATTCTTCAAAAGATACCGCTGGGCGGCGACCATTTAACTGTTGAACGGGCTGTCAGTGCTGTTAACGCCGTTGCTGATGCAGATAGTCCTTATGAAAGACTCCATGGCCTTGTGCTAAAACATGAAGATTTTCATTGTGAGATGAATTTTCTACAGGTGATAAATAAAGGAATATGCTCCATTTAACATAAAACTTTGTCCTTATTGGATTTCCATTACTGCTTTTTTAATGGTCCACTTATCTTAACAAACATTAGTAACTCTATCTGCACTGGTGGATTATTGGTTATTTTATCAgtaagaaatttatttttaatgttattttggATAATCCTATAAATAAAGTATGTATTACTTTAAATGTAAATTTGCAGATGCTGTTTGATTATCTCTACAAAAGCCAGTCAGTGGGAGACTTGGGAACCCTGTATCAACTAAAAACAAGATTGAACAGAAAAGACGTGTGTGACAAAGTAAACAAATCATATCATGGATGTGAAGCATTCTTCAACTCCGTTGTAGATGGGTATATAGTATATGCAGCCATGGTATTTTTTGGCATGGAATCCCCAAACAGTACTCCTAACTCAAACCAACTGGAACCTGGTGCCACATCACAGACACAGTTGTTTGATGCAGTAGAGAAACTTGTGGAGAAGTATGTCCTTCTTGAAGCGCAACCTGCAGCAGTACTCTTCACTGATATACAACAATCAGAACATCCCCATATTTTTAAGTGTAGGTACCCAGATTGTAACAGAGAATATCAACACGAGAAGCGGAGAAACAACCATGAAGTTACAGTGCATGGCCTGAACATAACAAATCATGAGCAAAATGAAAGAAGTCCCCCAGATCCACGCAATGAAGATGGGATTTTCAATTACTCGCATAACATTGTCAAAACGGGTCTtcttttcaaagattttcaagatGCAATTAAAGAGGGTGATGGAGGAAGAGTTGAATACCTATGGAAATTTATGATGCTGTTGTTTAAAGTGAGTGGGAAGACAAAATATGCTTTGGCAGCTGTAAGACTCCACGCACAACTTCATGCACTACTTACACCAAAAGAGGCCCATTCTCTCCGCTGGAACCGTACTGTAAATCTCAAAGGTGGGGTGGGGAGAAACATTGCAATTGATCAAGCCATGGAGCATTGGGTAAGAGACACAAAGCAGCTGATGTATGGCCAAGGTGCAAACCTTTCGTTCAAGGTGGCTCAGACCTACAGCAGGGCTAGTGACGATGTCAAGTCCATCATGAACAATTTTGATCAGACAACTAACGTCCGCAGAGAGtcaacaaaacacaaaagaggGGAAGATTCAGACATCACTACCATTGTCAacattttaaaggaaattgaagcATTTTGTGAAGTTCCTGGAAGAACACACCCTAATGTTGGATCCATCCCTAAAGACCCCATATCTGTTCTTGACTTTGCAGACTTAAATGTATGGTTAACAAAGCACAAGAAGAGCTGGGTAAATTCAGTTTAGATGCACGTTCTAACAATTTTTAGGTCAAGTCAAAAATTTATTCCAAATAGTTGGTTCAGTATGGCCACATAAGGTTTCTCCTAAAAGATTACTAAGGACTTCAACTTTTAACAGATGGATACAGCTCTTTTTCATTTGACCCCACAACAATGGCCTCAGTTGCATGCCCTATAAATTAGTGAAAAGGATAATTATGTTAGTTGGTTGTCATTACAAGTTTCCCTAATAGTGTTATAACCAGTTACAAACACCCTTAATTTTGGCGTCTGTTAccttaaaaagaagaaaaaatttgtTGGCCGACAGAGCAAGTgagtcattttaaattttcgaAAACTAATAGTGGCTATTAACTCTCCCACCcaaatttcttcaaaatctatgagaaggaaaaaattattaattgaCTTTGTAGGGGCAAATGAAAAAGCTTGTTTCTAGCATTGATGCAGGaaagtgatcttttaaaactgTAAGAGCTATTTTGCATTACTTAAACCTTGCAAGTCAAATCAGTCACTGACTTTTATAAAGTCTCTGTCCCTTCTGGCCAATAACAGGGACCCACCAAACAAATGGTacaaagaattttttcaaagaaactgaatTTTTATATTAACGGAACAGCTTCATGTCCCACAGGAAAACCCATTTCACATCTTGTCAAAATCTTTTACAGGAGGCCATATCAAAGCCAAGTCCAGCTGTAGGTATTGAAATATCATAGCCTTAGAAATGTAATTATTCTTTGCAAAATATACTGTTATTATCAAAATACACAGCATACGTGGATGAAAGGCATTGATACTGAAAAACCTGACAAGTGAGATTATATATTAACTACTGCTCCAGACTTTCTTGTTGTAGGTCTGTAAACACCTAACAAAGACAATCATACACTTTGAATGCATGCTGTACACTCAGAACTGGAATTTGTTCAATAATATCATCAACACTAAACAGAAAATCACACTTTGAGGTTGCATCATCAATTATGCGGTCAGTAAAGCCAGTGATTTGGTCAATATTTGAATAAAAACAATGCTGACTTGATTGTAACACTGCCTGACGCATGCTTTCCTGACACTCCTCTAATAGACCCTTTAGGGCTCTTCTATCACTTTCACTTACACTTCTGCCCCTTGGAGCATCATCAGCTGCTGGAAGAGTCATTTTGGAGACCATAGTTCCCTCGTTTTGTGGACAGTCTTGTCCACAAGCACAATCTTGAGCACAGACATCACAGCATAAATGTTTCTTCTCTATTCTTCTTCCTTGActtgtaactttaaaaaaatcaagaatttgCCTTCTTCTGCAAAACTTTGACTTTGTGTATTCCAGCATCTCTGGTTTACACTTGCGAAGTTGTCTTCCATGAAAGAGTAGTGCTGCCTCTGAATATGCACCATCTCTACCAGCTCTTCCCATTTCTTGAACATATGATTCTAGGTCTGGAGGAGGACCATAGTTTATAACATGGTGTAATCCCTTTACGTCTACCCCCATTCCAAGGGCATTTGTTGCAATCACAATTCGCACCTTACCAGTTGGATCCTTGAGTGATTGTAATACGTGATCCTGGATGGAAGGTGAAGTGCCACTGTGATACATTGCCACCATTCTGTTTGTACACTTCTTTTCAGCACCATATGGGTAGTACGCCCTGTCAAGCAAACTGCTCATGAAAAATTGGTAGAGCTCACCACATGTTTTATAGTCTCGGACATATATTAATGTCCGCTGACATGCAATGTTCTTTTCGTTTAACTCCCTGGCAAGCCATGTAAAGTTTACAGAAATTTCACTGGTAACCTTCAAAACAAACAGCTTGATGTTCTCTCTGTTTGGACTAACTGATATTTCCAGACATTTCTTTAAACTCAAACTTTTAATGATTTTATCTCTGGTCAAGGGTGAAGCAGTGGCTGTAAGTGCTAAAAACGGGACTTGCTTTGGAAGAAAAGACCTGATCTCACCAACAAGACCACACCACTTTCTGAATGGCTCCTTTCCATCCTTTTTCTCACCCCTAGAGAGACCAGACAAGTGATTTGTAGCTAAAGAGCAATGTTCTACATAAATAATATATCTTACTTATCTACCATGCAAGCggcaaaaattataataatgctcttgtttaaatattttaGAATGACTGTATAATCATAAGATATTGAACAATTCTAAGAACACTATTAAGCATGAAAATGTGCATAATTTTGTGTAAGAAATGCGGAAACAGTATACAACTGCAACATAGTATTTAGCAATTCCTGATAGGGGTTTAACTATAACTGTCCATATTTCTTCAGAAAGGATATGTTAAAGGAGCATGATTCAAAAGAAACTGGCCATGGTTTTGAGTTAGTGGGTAGCAAAACATCACAGAGACAATATTACAATGGAGGTAACATTGTGGCAAGCTTTCTGATACTTGCTTCCAGTACACAATGTATTGTATATACTGTCACGTTTTGACCACCTGAGAGCTTACATTAAGCACATGCAATGCAATTAATTTCTGCAAATATAGGAAACTGTACCTTTCCTACTAGAGAAGACTAACAACTATACTGTACATCTGTCATGTCACTCATGAGAGAATGTTTCCTCTTTACAGTGAGTTAGTAATAACAGAAATTTTTGACATCAGTTTACAGCTAAAAAGCATTATTTCACTCAATCtaatgcaataattattattgcattAAGCAGATTTCAAGAATAAATATGAAACAAATAACGCTTTAAGTTTCTTACCAGTGTACAACAGTGTGAACTTCGTCACAGACAACGGCCACAACATTCTGCCTGTAATGCTGCTGTGAAAACATTTCCCGGAACTTTGTGTCCCCAACAAATGACTCTGGGCTTCCATATAAAAAGTGACATTTAATCTTGCCCTCGAAAATATCATTATCTTGTTTAGCACTTTCTCCAATGAAGGCAGCTTCAAAGCCGTGTGACCTCAAGTATGTAACCTGGTCTTTCACGATTGAGCTTAAAGGGGAAACCACAATTACCACTGGCAATGAAGGCATGTCAAATCCCcggtaaaataaagctttacAAACGCTAGGCAAGATCTGAAAAGTCAGGCTTTTACCGAATCCGGTGGGCAAAGCTGCAAACACATCCTTTTTAAGGACAACATTCTCAACGATTAAAACCTGCTCAGGCTTCAGTTCCTCGACGTCTGGAAAAGATTTAAGACCTTCAGAGATAGCTTCTCTAATATCTTTCCTTGTTGGAATAATGGCAGCCATGATTCTCCATAAATCACACGTGCGTAGCGTAACCTACTTAACGCGGGTAATTTAGAAAGCCTTCTTACTTTACCTGTGGGAATGCATGCGCGCGTGCATACTTGTCTGGCTCGttcaccaaagaaatgcacgcaatcaggaaactttcagttacAGAACATCCTCGTCCATTTGAAAATACTGTCTTTCCGAAAACTTACACATGGAAACGCATGTGAGGGTATGTTAAAGCTTGAGCTTTCAAGACGTATTCAATTCAAGCTTTTTATCGATCAGGCCTTCTATTTACGTTATTTACGATACCTTGCGATCGGTCAGAAGCAGAATTTTCTTGGTGCAAATGGGAATAGTCATCCGAAATGTTTTTCCGAGTCATCgatagttccttcgtttctgctTAGGGAAGCAGATAGTGAAAGTTTCCCTTGCGAATATACACGCACAGCGTTGGTGAACGAACCAGACAAGTATGGCGAgataatagccgtcgtgtacgaacacatgaaaagaactcaggagatgctgttcgctgattgggcacaatagtacaaaggtttttttgtgcccaatcaggagccggcatccgtttgaatttttggaaatggttcgttaagagtcggtacccaggggctctttcgcccgtacttgaaaactttcgtcgcgccttttctcccggcccgactgaccgcccctgggtctccgaggatgggcaGGGGGCCTCCTCTGTGAACTTCATTGCCCAGCTTTTCCTACCTGCCATCGACTCGCATTTTCCTACTCATTAATTTGAAGCTTTAGCATTTCATTGCATGACTTTAAACCCAAGGCTGTGCTTTAAGACAAATTGAAGGGAGCTAAATCCTTGGAACCCGTGAAATCTATGAAAACAAAGTAATATTTCCTTGTTCGTTCAAGAGCAAAATGAAGACTCCAGTGGCTTCCAGGTCCTGTTACAGCACACTGTAGCTCTATAACCTTATTTTGCTTTCAAACCTTTAATTTATTAGACATCTTAGAAATATTGGTTACTTGATGTTTACTGGTAAACTTTGCATTTTTTGTTGTATCACAGGTTTTTATGTGATTATATATACTACAAGTCACTGCATCTAGGAAAAGGAACTTGTGCTTTTGTTCATGTTCCACGAGTGGATTCACCGTACAGTGTTGAAGAGTTGACAGAGACACTGCGACTTATCATCTTAGCAATGGTTAAGGAACTCAGCTAGTCAAACGAATGAATCTAACCTAGTTCACAGTATTCTCTAAGAGTTAATAGTTAAAAGGAGTTACATAGAAATATTTGGACTTTACCCATTGTAGTGAAATATAGACTCCTAAGACTCAGTCAaagaggggtgggggagggggtgcgtacttgggttaatttttgctggttttgtgctgctggcctctcagagcccctaacCCATTATAATCAATTCTGTGGTCAGtcatagaccccatcttagtcacttttgggcaaatgtgtaatttttgcgatcc encodes:
- the LOC140936578 gene encoding ATP-dependent DNA helicase RecQ-like yields the protein MAAIIPTRKDIREAISEGLKSFPDVEELKPEQVLIVENVVLKKDVFAALPTGFGKSLTFQILPSVCKALFYRGFDMPSLPVVIVVSPLSSIVKDQVTYLRSHGFEAAFIGESAKQDNDIFEGKIKCHFLYGSPESFVGDTKFREMFSQQHYRQNVVAVVCDEVHTVVHWGEKKDGKEPFRKWCGLVGEIRSFLPKQVPFLALTATASPLTRDKIIKSLSLKKCLEISVSPNRENIKLFVLKVTSEISVNFTWLARELNEKNIACQRTLIYVRDYKTCGELYQFFMSSLLDRAYYPYGAEKKCTNRMVAMYHSGTSPSIQDHVLQSLKDPTGKVRIVIATNALGMGVDVKGLHHVINYGPPPDLESYVQEMGRAGRDGAYSEAALLFHGRQLRKCKPEMLEYTKSKFCRRRQILDFFKVTSQGRRIEKKHLCCDVCAQDCACGQDCPQNEGTMVSKMTLPAADDAPRGRSVSESDRRALKGLLEECQESMRQAVLQSSQHCFYSNIDQITGFTDRIIDDATSKCDFLFSVDDIIEQIPVLSVQHAFKVYDCLC
- the LOC140936576 gene encoding uncharacterized protein, with amino-acid sequence MLEILQHCNEEYVPTNADKSRILQKIPLGGDHLTVERAVSAVNAVADADSPYERLHGLVLKHEDFHCEMNFLQMLFDYLYKSQSVGDLGTLYQLKTRLNRKDVCDKVNKSYHGCEAFFNSVVDGYIVYAAMVFFGMESPNSTPNSNQLEPGATSQTQLFDAVEKLVEKYVLLEAQPAAVLFTDIQQSEHPHIFKCRYPDCNREYQHEKRRNNHEVTVHGLNITNHEQNERSPPDPRNEDGIFNYSHNIVKTGLLFKDFQDAIKEGDGGRVEYLWKFMMLLFKVSGKTKYALAAVRLHAQLHALLTPKEAHSLRWNRTVNLKGGVGRNIAIDQAMEHWVRDTKQLMYGQGANLSFKVAQTYSRASDDVKSIMNNFDQTTNVRRESTKHKRGEDSDITTIVNILKEIEAFCEVPGRTHPNVGSIPKDPISVLDFADLNVWLTKHKKSWVNSV